The segment ACATCGCGCGCTCGCCGAAGTGGCCGAAGCGGCGACGGTAGCGGTAGCTCGACGTGATCGACGAGGCGCCCAGCGTACGGCCGTGATAGCCGCCTTCGAAGGCGAACATCAGGCTCTTGCCATTCTTGTAGTTGCGCACCAGCTTCAGCGAGTCCTCCACCGCCTGCGCGCCGCCGACGTTGAAGTGCACGCGGCCCTTCAAGCCGAACTTCTGCTGCGCATCGACCGCGATGGTCTTGGCCAGCTCGATGCGGGTCTGGTGCAGGTACTGGCTGGCGACCTGCGGCAGCACGTCGATCTGGTTCTTCAGCGTGTCGTTGAGGCGCTTGTTGCCGTAACCGAAGTTGACCGCCGAGTACCACATCTGCAGATCGAGGAAGCGCGTGCCGGCGGTATCGATCATCCAGCTGCCTTCGCCGTGGCGGAAGATCTTCGGCGGATCGACGTAGTGCACGGTATCGCCGAACGAGCTCCACTCGGCCTCGTCGGCGAGCAGCTGCGCGTCGGGAATCACGACGCCAGCGGCGTTCTTGTCGTAAGCATTCATCAGGAAAATCCGGAAACGTTCAGATGGGGAATGCGATCAGGCCACGGCCCGATCTGCGGGGATGGCGGTCTCGTGCTCGGCCAGCAGGCTGCCGTCGAGCAGGCGCGGCAGCAGTTCCAGCGCGTCTTCGAAACCCGTGATCGGCACATAGGGAATGCCGGCGGCGCGGCAGTGCTCGATCAGGCGATGCTTGGCGAATACGAAATCGACGCGGTCGGCGGCGCAGAAATCGGACGCGCCGTCGCCGATGAGCAGGGTCTTGGCACCGCCGCGGCTGGCTTGCGCGGCCACGGCGCACTTGCAGGTACCGCTGCGGCAACCATCGGCCTGGAACGGCGAGGTGAGCTGCCACTTCTGCGGCGGCGTCGCCGGCGCCAGGTGATTGGCGGCCAGCGGCAGGTCGTTAAGGCCGTAGCGGGAGAGGATCTGCTTGATCGCGTAGTCCAGGCCGTCGCTGACGATATGGATTGGCGTAGCGAGCTCTCGCGCCTGCTTCACGAACGCAGGGAAGGCGTGGTCGATCCACAGCGAGGACAGATGGCGGTCAAGCTCCTCGCGGTTCATGTCCAGCAAGGCGACCTGGCCGGTCATGCATTCGCGCGAGCCGATGCGGCCGGCGCGCCAATCCTGCTCAAGCGTTTCCCAGCCGGGGCGGCCGAAACGGTCGAGCAGCGAGTCGATGACGTCTTCGACGGAAATGGTGCCGTCGAAGTCGCAGAGAATGGTCCAACCGGTCACTGAGGTACAACTCCGCATCGCGAGATGGTGACACCTTAGGTTCCTGCCCCTTTCGGGCTCCTTTCTTGCGCCAGAATGGTGGCCGCCCGGCGTCGCCCCGTAAGGGCCGGATAAGCCAGCCGGCAGCCGGCTCCGGTATGCTTGGACACTTGTCGGCGTGATGCTGGTCAAGCGTTCAGCCATTCCCCACCTGAACATGCAGGATTTTCGTGTTCCAGAGTCGAACCAACCCGGGTCTGTCGGTCATGGATGCTCGGCCCCGTCGTCCCCTGCTCGCCAGCATGCTGCTGGGATGGGGACTGGCGACGCTGGCTGGTTGCTCGGTCGCGCCGCTTCCCGAGCTGAAGCCGCCGGTACCCGACGCCTGGCGCAATGCGCCGGCGGGCGTGGCGCCACCCAGCGCCGACCTGCGTGGATGGTGGCAGGCACTGGGCGATCCGGACCTCGACGCACTGGTCGACCGTGCGCTGCAGGCCAACCTCGATGTGGCGCAGGCGGCCGAACGCGTGCAGGCAGCGCGCATCCTCAACCGGCACGCGCACGATCCCTATCTGCCTTCGTTGCACGGGCGCACCAACGACCAGATCGACCCGGATACTACGGCGTCGTACTTCGTCGCCGGCTTCGACGCCTTGTGGGAACTGCCCTTGTTCGGCGCGTGGCAAAGCAGCAAGCGTGTAGCCCAGGGCCAGCTCAATGGTGCCGACGCCGCGCTGCGTGGCGCCCAGGTGACGCTGGTAGCGGAAGTCACGCGGCGCTGGGTCGAGCTCCGCTCGGCGCAGCAGCAGGAGTTGCTGCTCGCCGGCATCCGCGATGCGCTGCAGGAAAAGGTGCGGCTGGTGCAGGTGCGCGAGGGACTCAAGCTTTCGCCGCCGCTGGAAGTGGCCAAGGCGCAGGCTGAGCTTGCCCGCGCCGAGGCGGCGCTCGCCGAGCCGCGCCAGACCATCAACAGCAGCGCGCAGCAGCTGGCCGTGCTGCTGGGCCAGAACGAACCCGATCCCGCCTGGCTGCAGCCGGGCGCGCAACCGAAGCTGGGCAGCTGGCAGCTCACCACGGCGCCGGCGGACATGCTGCGCGCGCGCCCGGAAATCGCCAGCGCCGAAGCCGAGGTGCTGCGCGCTGCAGGCGAACTGGGCCTCAGCCGCGCCGACATCTGGCCGCATGTGGGGCTGGGTGCTTCGCTGCAGTGGTCGGCCAACCTCGTGAGCAACTATCGCGTGCACACCGGGGAAGCGATCTTCTCGTACGGCCCGCTGCTGGACATTCCGTTGTTCGATTGGGGCCAGCGCCTGGCCGCGGCGCATGCGAAGGACCACGAACTGAAGGCGGCCGTGCTCGCCTATCGCCAGGCCGTGCTGCAAGGCGTCGCCGAGGCGGAGGTCGCCATGGGCGACCTGGAACAGCTGCGCGGTCGCGAGCAAGCCACCGTGCAGGCCGCACAGGCGGTGCAGACGACGATGGATGCCTTGAACAAACGCGCCGAGCTCAACCTCAGCAGCCATCTGGACGTCCAGGACGGCCTGGTCGAAAACCATCGTGCGCAGCTTGAGGTGATCAGCGCCATCGCGGCGCGCGACCTGGCCTATGTATCGCTGTACAAGGCCCTGGGCGGCGCGCCGATGCCGGCGAATGCCTCGCCGCGGAGCACCGAATAATGGTGGCGTTGGCGCGCAAGACCCTCATCTACGAATGGCGCCGCTTCCTGCCTGCCATCCTCGCCGTGGGCTTCGCCGGCCTGCTGCAGCTGCTGCAGGCGGCGCTGGTGCTGGGCATCTTCGGCAGCGCCAGCGTGTACATCACGGGCTCGTCGGCGGACCTGTGGGCCGGCTATCCCGGCACGCAGAGCGTGAATCTCGGACGCTCGATCGATTCGGGCGTGGAGATGCGCCTGCGCATGGATCCCGCCGTCACCGCCGTCGAACCCTTCCACTGGGTCGATGCCGACTGGCGTGGCCCCAGCGACACCGGCGGCGTCTCGGTGTTCGTTTCCGGTATCAACGCGCGACCGGACGGCATGCTGTTCGCGCATGCACTCTCCCCTGCCCTGCGTGCAAGGCTCAATGAGCCCGACGCCGTGATCGTCGACCGCGCCGACCTGGACAGCCTGGGCGTGGCCATCGGTGACACCGCCGTGATCAACGGCCATCGCGTGCGCGTGGTCGGTGTGAGCAACGGCCTGCGCGCGCTGGGCGGCGTGAACGTGGTCGCGTCGCTCGCCACCGCGGCCGAACTGGACACCGATCCTTCCAATGCCAGCCGCATGACCTATTTCGTGGCCAAGCTGCGCAACCCCGCCGACGCCGACGACGTTGCCGCGCGTCTGCGCGGCAACCGCGCGTTCGGCAGCTACGACGTCTGGACGGCCGAAAATTTCGCCCGTCGTTCGCAGCTCTACTGGATGTTCGATACCGGCGCGGGTGCCGGCGTGCTGTTCCTCGCCGGCGTGGTGTTCCTGGTCGGCGCCGTGATCACCAGCCAGACGCTGGTGGCGGCGGTGATCGGCTCGGTGCGCGAGTACGCC is part of the Dyella jiangningensis genome and harbors:
- a CDS encoding MtnX-like HAD-IB family phosphatase — protein: MTGWTILCDFDGTISVEDVIDSLLDRFGRPGWETLEQDWRAGRIGSRECMTGQVALLDMNREELDRHLSSLWIDHAFPAFVKQARELATPIHIVSDGLDYAIKQILSRYGLNDLPLAANHLAPATPPQKWQLTSPFQADGCRSGTCKCAVAAQASRGGAKTLLIGDGASDFCAADRVDFVFAKHRLIEHCRAAGIPYVPITGFEDALELLPRLLDGSLLAEHETAIPADRAVA
- a CDS encoding TolC family protein, producing MFQSRTNPGLSVMDARPRRPLLASMLLGWGLATLAGCSVAPLPELKPPVPDAWRNAPAGVAPPSADLRGWWQALGDPDLDALVDRALQANLDVAQAAERVQAARILNRHAHDPYLPSLHGRTNDQIDPDTTASYFVAGFDALWELPLFGAWQSSKRVAQGQLNGADAALRGAQVTLVAEVTRRWVELRSAQQQELLLAGIRDALQEKVRLVQVREGLKLSPPLEVAKAQAELARAEAALAEPRQTINSSAQQLAVLLGQNEPDPAWLQPGAQPKLGSWQLTTAPADMLRARPEIASAEAEVLRAAGELGLSRADIWPHVGLGASLQWSANLVSNYRVHTGEAIFSYGPLLDIPLFDWGQRLAAAHAKDHELKAAVLAYRQAVLQGVAEAEVAMGDLEQLRGREQATVQAAQAVQTTMDALNKRAELNLSSHLDVQDGLVENHRAQLEVISAIAARDLAYVSLYKALGGAPMPANASPRSTE
- a CDS encoding ABC transporter permease, which codes for MVALARKTLIYEWRRFLPAILAVGFAGLLQLLQAALVLGIFGSASVYITGSSADLWAGYPGTQSVNLGRSIDSGVEMRLRMDPAVTAVEPFHWVDADWRGPSDTGGVSVFVSGINARPDGMLFAHALSPALRARLNEPDAVIVDRADLDSLGVAIGDTAVINGHRVRVVGVSNGLRALGGVNVVASLATAAELDTDPSNASRMTYFVAKLRNPADADDVAARLRGNRAFGSYDVWTAENFARRSQLYWMFDTGAGAGVLFLAGVVFLVGAVITSQTLVAAVIGSVREYATLNALGVGVGALRKVVMEQAFWVGALGLLGSTVLGGIALALARSRSVPVALGPWTTVACLALCMGLAIVSGLAAMRSLRRADPATLLR